In Cicer arietinum cultivar CDC Frontier isolate Library 1 chromosome 7, Cicar.CDCFrontier_v2.0, whole genome shotgun sequence, a single window of DNA contains:
- the LOC101511412 gene encoding expansin-A23-like — MAMSLLPLALFTLFFVQPLAAIDPNWYDASATFYGDMNGGETMQGACGYGDLFQQGYGLETTALSTALFNNGLSCGACFEIRCVNDPQWCIKEVNSITVTATNLCPPNYIDGSWCNPPHQHFDLSMKMFTTIAIYQAGIIPVQYRRVPCNKIGGVRFELRGNPYFLMVLVYNVGNAGDVYRLDVKGSNTGWIEMTHNWGQFWHTGVNLVGQELSFWINTSDGKALMFISVAPSNWQFGQTYQSSLNF; from the exons ATGGCTATGTCTTTGCTTCCTTTAGCCTTGTTCACATTGTTCTTCGTGCAGCCTTTGGCAGCAATTGACCCAAATTGGTATGATGCAAGTGCAACTTTCTACGGTGACATGAACGGTGGTGAAACCATGC AGGGAGCATGTGGTTATGGAGATCTATTCCAGCAAGGATATGGGCTTGAAACAACAGCACTAAGCACAGCTCTATTCAATAATGGGTTATCATGTGGAGCATGTTTTGAGATAAGGTGTGTGAATGATCCTCAATGGTGTATAAAAGAAGTAAACTCAATCACAGTGACAGCAACAAATTTATGTCCTCCCAATTACATAGACGGAAGTTGGTGTAACCCTCCACATCAACACTTTGATTTGAGTATGAAAATGTTCACAACTATTGCAATTTACCAAGCTGGGATAATCCCAGTTCAATATCGACGTGTTCCATGTAACAAAATTGGGGGTGTTAGGTTTGAGCTAAGAGGTAACCCTTATTTTTTGATGGTTTTGGTGTACAATGTTGGTAACGCTGGTGATGTTTATCGTTTGGATGTTAAAGGATCTAACACTGGTTGGATTGAAATGACACATAATTGGGGACAATTTTGGCATACTGGTGTCAATTTGGTTGGTCAAGAATTGTCTTTTTGGATTAATACAAGTGATGGAAAAGCTTTGATGTTTATTTCTGTTGCTCCTTCTAATTGGCAATTTGGACAGACTTATCAGAGCTCCCTAAATTTTTAG